The sequence gggttacgtgcacaattaaatatttaaaatcttgtggtttattaaaataatggaaatgaatgtttatgctaaattaatgaactcaccaatcttttggttcacacttttaagcatgtttattctcaggtatgaaagaaaatcttccgctgtgcatttgctcattttaaagatattatttagagtcgttcatggcatatttaggtcagtacctcgcaatgggaccaaatgttgatgacttcgtccaggtggatttggacgggccTTTACACTTAAAACCGGTGATGTCCATACATCACTATGGATTATATCAAATGGCATGGAAGTACATGATTGCGAATTAAAAACAGGAAAtttaacttgttttcttaatacacATGATTGACAAACATGGTTTATTACAAGTGATAAGCTTAGTTTTATTTAAAGATCCTAGAACAGCTGGACCAGGGTGCCCGAGCCTATAGTGCCAGGTGTCGGAAGAAACATTAATGAAAGCAGAATGATGAGCAAGATGGTGAAGAAAAGATGGAGTAACTGGATAAAGATCGCTTGAGCTGTTACACCTCATTATTGGGGTGCCCCTCGGGAAttccttcacagtaaaaccaaaaggatcaaaaTCAAGAGAAATATTATTATCACGCGTTAGTTTACGAACagataaaatatatttaataagacGTAGAGTGtgcagaatataattaatatatataggtCGAGACGGGTTGGTAAAGAGGAATCTCCAAATCCAAGAATGAGTATTCCATGACCATTGCCAACAATAATTTGTTGAGGAGACCTTAATGAAGAATAAGACGTAAATGAACCTGTGTTACGTGACATATGTGATACGGCTCCAGAATCTATATACCAAGTACTATCAGGGGGGTTTAGGGTCATTGTATGCATTGCGGATGCAATATCAGTTGGGTAATATGGGCTTGCGCTGGAAGAAGATGATGTGTGGGCTTGTTGTAAACGAGGTCCAAGAATTCCAGGTTGATTTGAAGGGGTAGCAGGATTGACCCAGCCTGTTGTTGGATATGTGCAGGGAGGTGCAACCCAAGGTTGATTTTGCTAAGCCCATGGAGCATATTGGGCCCAAGGTGCATGTGTGCTTGAGGAAGAAGTTGTGCTAGGGTGACTGTTACCACGATGACTACCCCTGGAAATATTTGATCTGCCACGATTGTTGCCTCTATTATTACCGCGTCTATGAGTATGGTTGAAACATGTTTGAGTAGAAGGAGTGTGGTGGAGCAGTGGTTACGAAAGCGGCTTCATGAGTAACAGTAGGATTTTTTTGCATCTTCCGGGTTTCTTCAAGAATGAGTTTTGATCGGGCCTCATAAAAGTTGGAAAGAGGAGTACTTTGAGCAATTTGGGAGGCTACGATGTCATAATGGCTACGAAGGCCGGCAACAAGCTACAGAACCATGCGATCTTCACTTACATGATCACCAACATTTGAGAGTTGATCGACAAGAACTTTAATTTCTTGACAATAGGCGGAGGCAGATGAGAAGTTGTCAAATTTGATATTGTTTAATTGGCGATTCAGATACAAGGCACAAGTGTATTTGTTATCTTGAAAAATATTTTGGAGTCGTTCCCAAGTCTTAGCCGCAGTGGTGTTTGTCCTCAAAATCATATGGAGGAGATCATTAGAGATTGTACTATAGATCCACTGGAGGACTATACCATCAAGATATTTCCACTTAGGATCGGGAGTAGGCGGGTCGGTGGTTGTGGAAGCAGATGATTCGGTAGAAGGGGTGATGGATGGTGGAATGATATGGTCGATAGCGTCATAAGCGATATAGTGGATCTTAAAAAGTTCCGCCCATGAAGCATATTGGCTTTTCTCAATGTCAAGAACAATGAGTATAATATTTTGGATGTTGGTGACAGTGATAGCTTGATGAAAATTTGGGTCGGCCATTGAATATTTGAAAAGGACGAAAAAAATAAGAAGAATGGAGGAAGTGGCCTGATACCATAAAGGAATGTAATCTGTGTTTTCTATtgattatctcaatcgtatatataCAGAGAATGGTTACCACAAATTTTAGTAACTATCTAACTAACCTTGCACTACGTACAAGATTACATACAATGATAAATCATGTGCTAAATACCGATACAATGTATTTTAGTAATATATGGTCTAATAATTTTAAATACTATGTATGAAGAACTTAAAAATAGAGTACATaacatatgtatttgtattttttttttgaaaggcaaacactTAAATTGATAAAAATCACTAGCCATAAG comes from Rutidosis leptorrhynchoides isolate AG116_Rl617_1_P2 chromosome 4, CSIRO_AGI_Rlap_v1, whole genome shotgun sequence and encodes:
- the LOC139841723 gene encoding uncharacterized protein codes for the protein MADPNFHQAITVTNIQNIILIVLDIEKSQYASWAELFKIHYIAYDAIDHIIPPSITPSTESSASTTTDPPTPDPKWKYLDGIVLQWIYSTISNDLLHMILRTNTTAAKTWERLQNIFQDNKYTCALYLNRQLNNIKFDNFSSASAYCQEIKVLVDQLSNVGDHVSEDRMVL